GTTGCCGTTGTCATCGAAGCGGCCGGGGCCGATTGCAACAACTTCGCCTTCCTGCGGCTTCTCCTGTGCGGAGTCCGGAATTACCAGGCCGGAAGCCGTGGTCTGCTCTGCTTCGAGCGGGCGAACAACAATACGATCCTCAAGAGGCTTAATCGAGACCGACACTCGGACTCTCCTTTTCATGAGCTGATTCATGGACTAAGAACTAGGGTGCCGGAGCGTACAACCGTCGTCGCGGTGCCGGAAGACGCTTGGCGTGATTAGCACCCTCCGGGGGAGAGTGCTAACAAGACTCTATGTAAGCGTTAGCACTCGGTCAAGGTGAGTGCCAGCATTTCGTCATGGGTGAACGTTCGTCACCTGCCGGTGAGGTCGTCCAGATCGTAGTCTTCGCCGTCATCGTCTTCGTCCAGCGGAGCGTTGCCACGGTTCAGATACAGCACCACGGCGGCGGCAACGGCCACGACGCCGGAGATCACCAGCGTGATGATTCCACCGGTCCTGGCTCCGCTGTAAAGTTCGCGGATGCCTCGCGCTTCATCCGTGGCGTCATTGACGCTTTTGCCAGCGACGGAGTAGGTGGCGGCATTGAAGGAATCCAACGCGAAGATAATGACGAGCAGGCCGATGCACACCACCGCGATCACTCCCCCTGCTATGAGGGCGGGGCGCGCGAATTTTGCCATGGTTGAGGGGTGCGGGGCTGCGTTGTCTTCCATGAAAACAACCTTATCGGGCTGATTAGCCGGTCACGCTGTCAAGTGCCGCGCCGTTAGGCTTGATCCCATGCCTCACGCACCGCAGGAACAGATCGCCCCCTTGCTGACCACCGAAGGATGGGAACTTCTTGCCTCCCTGGGGCCCTACCGGGAGGCCGATTCGTTCAGCGTCAACGCGCACCTTCGGAAGGCCGGTCACTCCCCCGAACTCGTGGCCGCGGTGCTCACGCAATCCCGGCTGCGGACACGCGCAGAGGCAAAGTTCGGCGAGTTTGCCCGGCAGATGCTGTTCACCCAAGCCGGTTTGGAACAGGCCACGCGATTGAACGTCGCAGCCCGGCACGCGGAGCGCTTTGCGAAGGCCGGCATCTCGCACGTTGCAGACCTCGGCTGCGGCCTTGGCGCCGATTCCATGGCGATGGCGTCAATGGACATTTCCGTGACCGCCGTTGAGATGGATGAAACCACTGCCGCCTGCGCCACCATCAATCTCATGCCCTTCCCGCATGCCACCGTGGTGCATGCGGATGCAACCTCCGTAGAGTTGGACGGGATGGACGGGGTATGGCTGGATCCTGCCCGCCGAACCACGTCCACGTCCGGAACCAAGCGGATTTGGGATCCTGAAGCCTTCTCTCCCCCGCTGTCCTTCGTAGAACGTCTGGCGGCGACCGGCCGCGCTATCGGCGTCAAGATGGGTCCCGGCATTCCCCACGACTCCGTGCCCCCAGGCTGTGAAGCCCAGTGGGTCTCAGTGGGCGGAGACGTCACCGAAGTGACCCTCTGGTTCAACGCTGTGGCGCGCCCCGGCGTGCGTCGGGCCGCGCTGGTGATCGGCAACCAGGGCGCCGCTGAAATCACCAGCGGCGCGGATTTCGACGGCGGTCCGGTGGCCGCCGTCGGGCCCGTTGAGGGCTTCCTCTACGAACCGGATGGTGCGGTGATCCGCGCAGGACTGGTGGCCGACGTCGCCGGAAGGCTGGGCGGGCACCTCGTGGACGAGCACATCGCCTACATCTGCGCCCCCGAGCTTCACGACACCCCTTTCGCCCGCGCCTTCAAGGTGCTTGAGGTGATGCCGTACAACGTCAAGGCCCTGAAGGCCTGGGTGAAGAACCAGGGCATCACTGTGCTGGACATCAAGAAGCGCGGCACTGCCGTGACGCCGGAAGAACTTCGGAAGCAATTGCTGCCTGCCAAGCCCGTCAAAGGCAAGGATGCGAAAACAGCCACCCTGGTCCTCACCAGGATCGGCGAGGAAAGAGTGGCTGTTGTCGTGGAGCCGGTGACGGCCTAGAGCGTCAGCGGCGCGAGAACTCCGAGGCTTCCCGGACCTGCTCGGCGCTAGGTCGCACACCCGTGTACAGGACAAACTGCTCCTCAGCCTGGATGGCGATGACCTCGGCACCCGTGATCACAGGCTTACCGGCGGAGCGTGCGGCGGAGATAAGGGGCGTCTCCGAAGGCAAGGCGACGACGTCGAACACCACCTGTGCAGCGGCGATCGTGGCGTCGTCGAAGGACTGGGCGGTTTCATCCGCACCTGCCATTCCCAGCGGCGTGACGTTAATGATGAGATCGGCTGTGGAGCCGTTGACGTCATCCTGCCAAGCGAAGCCGTAGAGATCTGCCAGCGCGCGGCCGGTGTCCTCGTTGCGGGCCACGATGGTGACGGCGGTGAACCCGGCGTCCCGAAGTGCTGCGGCTACGGCCTTCGCCATGCCGCCTGCACCGCGGAGGAGCACGCTGTGGCTGTTGGGAACCTGATGGTCCTTCAGCAGCCGGGCAATGGCGATGTAGTCCGTGTTGTAGGCAGTCAGCACGCCATTGTCGTTGACGATGGTGTTCACCGAATCGATGGCCTTGGCCGACGGGTCCATGACGTCAACCAGCGGGATGACGGCTTCCTTGTACGGCATGGACACCGCGGCGCCCCGGATCGGGAGGCCGCGGATGCCAGCCACTGCAAGGGCGATGTCCGCCGGGGCGAATGCCTTGTAGACAAAGTTCAGGCCGAGCAGATCGTACAAATAATTGTGGAACCTGGTCCCGATATTGCTGGGCCGGGCCGCAAGCGAAATGCACAGGGACATGTCTTTGTTCAGGATTGGCATTCCCCCATTAAACACGCCCATTTATCAGCGACGTGCGGTTAGCCCTGCCGCGCCTTCATCCGTGGGTTGTTCTTGTTGATGACGAACGTCCGTCCACGCCTGCGGACAATCTGCGCACCGGGGATCTTCTTGAGGGCACGCAGCGAATTCCTGACCTTCATGGTGTTTCTCCTTTGGTTGGGTGTTTGGTTTAAAGGGCGTCGCTGAGTTCCAGGGGGTCGTCCCAGACGCCGAAGTCCTGCTTCATTTCAGCCTGGGTGAGTTGGCAACTGTCCAGGAGGTCGCGAAATTCCCGGGCGTCGATGTCCTCCGAACGGCCGGTGATCGCCAGCACAGTTCCACGGTCGCCGTGGCTGGGGTGCCAGTCCAGGACAGAGTCGACGTCGGCACCCGTCTTTCCGGGGTGTGCGTGGCCAGGTTCGGCCGAGTCCGCCAGCCATTTCCCGGTACTTTCGAGCCAGACCCGCGGCCCAATACCTTGGACGGCGATCCGCGTTTTCGGCGCGGATGCGATCCAAAGACGGCCACGCAGCCAGTGCGTTCCAGCCGCCAATTGGGGCAGTGCTTCACGGAAACGTCCCGGATGCAGCGGACGGCCCGCCCTGTGCAGCACCGTGCGGAAGGAACCCTCCGCTTCAATGACGGGCACCCGCACCACGCCGGGCCGGTTACGGGCCGCTGCCTCGGCGTCGTCGAAGCAGCCCGGCCGGTATTCGTCAGCGGCGCCAACAACGCCGGCATGGGACGCCAGCTGGCCGAGTAGTTCGACACCGAGCAGCCACTGCGCGGAACCTTCGCGAGGATCACCGGTGAGCACAGCCCCCAATCCAGGGTGCACCATGACGGTGTCCACCTGCCCGAACTCGCCGATCAGAAATTCTCCGCTGGTGCGCTCATCAGTGGGCATGGAGGTGAAACCGGATTCGAACAGCGTGTGACGGTCCCATATATGGTCGTCCAGGTCTACCGGGTCCAGGGCCAGCACGGCGTTGTCGATCACAGCCGGGCGACTCAGGCCACGCCGCAGCTCGGTAACGGCCATCCCGGCCGCAACGCCGGGCGGGAGGCCCAGCACTACGTGGTCGAAACCGCATGAGGCGAGACGTTCCGCCGTCGGGACTACGTCCAACCTGACAGTGCAGCTGAGGCAACCATGCTCCAGCTGTGTGGTTTCGCGCTCGAACAGCTGACCGTCCCGGTAGACGCGACGCAGGACCAAGGAGCCATCCAGCAGATCGTGAAGGACCACCACGGAGTTGGTGTGGGTTTGGCCGAGCCTGGCAGCGGCTGACTCCCGGCATTGACTGTCCAGTGAACTGACGACTGTGAGATGCATGCGTTTATTCTATTGAGAAGCATTCTCAATAGCAAATGACCGGCCCTCTCCCGTAAGGCCCCAGCAGCAACCTGTGTTCCCGCTGCATTAGACTTGATCCGACCGCTGGCGGCCCCACAGCGGGGAACCGTGCCCGGCAGAGACAAGACAATGAGGGGACTACGTGCAGATTGATTTTGCGCCATCCAGGCAATCGACACTGGGTGTGGAATGGGAGTTGGCGCTCGTCAATGCACGCACCGGGGAATTGGTATCAGTGGCCAACGACGTCCTGAAGGGCGTCGCAGCGAACCACCCCGACCTCAACGAGGACGACGAACACCCCCATATCAAGCGCGAGCTGCTCCTCAACACGGTGGAACTGGTCACCGGCATTTGCGAGACCGTCAAGGACGCCAAAGAGGACCTCAGCCGATCCCTCGCCGCCGTCCGTGAAGTCACCGATCCCATGGGCGTGGAAGTATTCTGCGCAGGCAGCCACCCGTTCAGCCCTCCCCTGCTCCAGCCCGTAACGGACAAGGAGCGCTACGCCAAACTGATCGAGCGGACCCAATGGTGGGGACGCCAAATGGTGATCTACGGCGTTCACGTCCACGTGGGCATCGACCACCGGGACAAGGTCCTTCCCATTCTGGACGGCCTGGTCAACTACTTCCCGCACTTCCAGGCCCTGTCTGCCTCCAGCCCTTACTGGGCTGGAGAAGAAACCGGCTACGCGTCACAGCGCGCACTCATGTTCCAGCAGCTTCCCACTGCCGGGCTTCCCTTCCAGTTCGAAACATGGGAAGCCTATGAGTCCTACGTCCAGGACATGTTCACCACAGGTGTCATTGATGCGACGTCGGAAATCCGTTGGGATATCCGGCCGGTGGCGAACCTGGGCACTATTGAAATGCGCATCTGCGACGGCTTGGCCACCCTTGAAGAAGTAGGCGCCATCGCTGCGCTGACGCAATGCCTGGTGGACGAGTTCTCCTCCATCCTCGACGCCGGCGGCAGCATCCCCACCATGCCCCCATGGCATGTGCAGGAGAACAAATGGCGTGCCGCACGCTACGGCATGGAAGCGATCATCATCCTCGACGCCGAGGGCAACGAGCAGTTGGTCACGGAGCACCTCGCGGAAACCGTCTCGCGGCTGGAACCCGTGGCAGCCAAGCTCGGCTGCTCGGAAGAACTGGCCGACGTCTTGAAGATCATCCAGCGCGGAGCAAGCTACCAGCGCCAGCGCCGCGTCGCCGCAGAACACAACGGAGACCTGCAAGCAGTGGTGATGGACCTCGTGCAACAGATGCGCAAGGGGCCTGACGCTTAGGCGAATTGCCACAGAGGCAGGTGACGCGATTGACGAGACTTACGGGGACTGCACTTTGCAGGACGCCTTCGACGGGTCTCGTTTCGTCCTAGGCGCCGAAGAGCTTCTTGCTGATGAAGTTGTTTCGCCTGGTCGATTTCGTTGGGTGTGCCGGCTTTGCGATTCTGCCATTCGTGCTGAGGGAAAACACCTGCGCCTTCACCGATGAACCCCAGAGCGGACGGTGCTGCATGCCCGCCGTCGTAGCCGGGGCCGCCGAGCCAACCGGCTTTGCGCTGCTGATAGCCGTTACGGTTCGCGTCGCCGACGAGGGTTGAGACGACATGGCCCTTGGCCGATACGGGGTGCCCGTCGCCGTCCATCGTGACCATGAACGTGTTCTGCAACCCACCATCGACCTGGACAACGACGTTGTACGTGACGTTGGGCACGGGCTTGTTCAGCTCCACGGACCAGGCACCTCTGACTCCGGCGTAAGTGTTAGCTGAACTTAGCCGTCCACCCGTGACTGGTGTCGTTCGTACTAGGCTCCGAAGAGCTTTTTGCTGATCTTGGCGAAGATGCCGGAAGTGGGCCATCGGAAACGACGCTGATCCACTGGTGGCAGACCTTCGGGTTGCGACAAAGAGGACTGCAAAGGCCGCAACGTCGTCAAGCGCAAGTTCAACACCTTCAAGCAGTGGCAGGCTCGGACTGTGCAGTAGGACATTCCCCCCACTCACCAGCCGCAGCGGCACGGTCCGCAGAGCCGATCGAGCATCCGGCTGCGAGCTCGAGGGGTCGGTCCCGACGACTAGTTTCGGCCATGGCGCCTGCCCTGATGGAGAAGCTCAGGCGGGCACTGACACCGTAGTCACCGGCATGGAGGAATCCGGCGCGAAGGAAACTCCACTGGGACTGATGCCGGCCATGATCAGCTGGGCACCAAGCGCAGCAACCATAGCCCCGTTATCCGTGCACAGGCCCAGCGGCGGAACATGCAGCGTGATCCCGGCGGAGGCACAACGCTGCCCAGTCAACTCGCGGAGCCTCGAGTTCGCTGCCACACCCCCACCGAGCAGGACGTCCGTGATGCCGTGCTCTTTGCAAGCCAGGACTGCCTTCGAACTGATGACGTCCACCACGGCTTCCTGGAACGCTGCGGCAATGTCTGCCACGGGGACTTCCTCGCCACGGGCTTCGAACTGCTCAACACACCGGGCCACCGCTGTTTTCAGGCCGCTGAAAGACCAGTCGTAGCGGTGCGGCCCCTTCTCCTCCGCCGTACCCATGTACTTGGGCTGAGTGAGTCCGCGCGGGAAACGGATGGACTTGGGGTTTCCTTGGTGCGCCAGCTTGTCGATTGCAGGCCCACCCGGGTAGCCGAGACCAAGGATGCGGGCCACTTTGTCATAGGCTTCACCGGCGGCGTCGTCGATGGTTGACCCCAGGAGTTCCACGTCATCCGTGATGCTCCGGATGCGCAGGATTTCCGTGTGCCCACCCGATACCAGCAATGCCCCGAGGTTCTCCGGGAGCTTGCCTGCACCCAAGCCGGCGGCAGCAACGGCGTCGTGCTTTCCTTCCGAAACCCGGTTGCCGTCCAGCAGTCCCACCCCAACGTGTGCCACCAAATGGTTGATCGCGTACAGCGGCTTGCCGGTGGCAACGGCCAGCGCCTTCGCGGCACAAACACCCACCATGAGCGCACCGGCCAGGCCCGGGCCGGACGTGACGGCTATGGCGTCGATGTCCTCCAAGGTGACACCGGCCTCTTGCAGTGACTCCTGCAAGGTGGGCACAAAGGCGTCCAAGTGCGCGCGCGAAGCGATCTCCGGGATGACCCCGCCAAAGCGGACATGCTCATCCATTGACGAGGACACGGTGTTGGTCAACAGGGTGGTACCCCGCACGATTCCAACGCCGGTCTCGTCGCAGGATGACTCGATGCCAAGCACCAGCGGCTGCTTCTGCTGTTCCGGAAATGGCCGGCTCACGCTGTGGCTCCTTCTTGGGACTCATGTTTGTTCAGTTCAAGACGCATGATCAGGGCATCGGTACCGTCCCGGTAATAGCGGGGACGCACGTGGATCTGCTCGAAGCCGAAGCGCAAGTACAGTTGTTGGGCGCGGGGGTTATCCGCCCGGACTTCCAGCAGGACGTCTGCCGCACGGCGGCGCCGCGCTTCATCAATCAGTTCCGTCAGGATGGCCGAGCCGATTCCCTTGCCTTCGAGTTCAGGCACGACGGCGATCGTCTGGACGTCCGCGATCGGCTCGATGCACATCAATCCGGCGTAGGCCACGATCTCCCCTGCAACCTCGGCCACCACATAGCGCCGGGTCTCGGGCTGGGCCAACTCATCGAAGAACATCTGCAGGGGCCACGCGTCCACGGGGAACAACCGGCGCTCCAAGGCCTCCACCGCCGGGATGTCGGCCTCCGTCATGTCGCGCAAGGAAACCCCGGCGAGTTCCAGCTTGGGTGACAGTTTCACAGTGCCCCTCCCATCACAACGCACGCTTCCTGGGTCCGGGCACTTGGGCGTCCGATTCGCGCAAGTACAGCGGAGTGGAGTCCAACAACGCCTGTCCGGCCGTGAGCTTGGCCAAAGCGAACTGGCCCAGCGACGCCGCATCCGGCTGCGTGGTGGCGAAATCTTCATCCGCTTTCAAGACATCGGAATACAAGCCTGCGCCTGCGCCGAACACCGGCAAGTCCGGAAGCTCGGAGGCGAAACCAACATGGGGGCCGTCCACAAGTTCCGGAAGCTGGCCGTCGTCCAATGTATAACGGGCCCAGTACACCTCTTTGCGCCGGGCATCCGTAGCAACAAGGAATTCGGGGGTGGCCGCCGTGGACTCCGCAACTTCCAACGCGATGGCATCCAGGCTCATCAGCCCGTACAAGGGCTTGTTCCACACGAAAGCGAGGGTGCGGGCGGTCGCAATGCCGGAGCGGAGTCCGGTGAAAGGGCCAGGTCCCACGCCGGTGACGATCGCGTCGATGTCCGCGCCCGTGACCCCCGCGCCAGCCAGAAGCTTCTGGATCCCGGGAGCGAGCACTTCGGCGTGGCTGCGGGTGTCCTCCGTGGCAAAGGATTCCACCACGCTTTCCATGGCATCGTCCGAAATCAGGGCCGCGCTGGCAACCGCTGAAGTATCAATAGCCAGGATCAGCATCAATTGCCTTCCACCAGGGCAGTAGTTTCAAGGAGTTGCGGCATTACGGCCCAACGGGGACCGAATCCCCGGAAAACGATAGTGCGGGGCTCGTCGTCGTCATCGGTATCGAAGTCCAACACGTCGCCGTCCGTTGCCGCTGCCGTGCTTTCCCCACCGACAGCTCTGAGCAGGTCAACCTCCAAACGGCTGTCCGAGAGGTGCTCCACACGGTCCCGGCCCCACTCCACAACGGTGACCGCTGTGTCCATGGTGTTCTCAAGATCGATGTCATCGATCTCCGCTGCCGAGTCCAACCGGTACGCGTCAACATGGACCAGGTCCGGACCACCCGGCCTGGGGCCATCGGCAAGATTGGGGTGGATCCTGACCAGCACGAACGTGGGCGAAATGATGCCGGCACGGACGCCCAGCCCCTCGCCGAGTCCCTGGGTGAACGTCGTCTTGCCTGCACCCAGTTCGCCGGTCAGGACCAGAAGATCCCCGGCCTCCAGCACCTCACCTAGAGCTGCTGCGAGCGCGTGCGTCTGTTCCGCCGTCGTGACCTTCAGCGTGCGCTCCCACTGTGGATTGCTCACAGCGCTGCCGTTTCGGCTTGGCCGCTGACGACCGCCGGTGCGTGCGGCTGTGCGGGCATTTCGTTGACGTAGCTGCGAGGGACCCGGGGGCTGATGCGCGTCACGATTTCGTAGTTGTTGGTTCCGGCGGCGGCCGCCCAATCATCCGCGGTGGGGCCGCCGTCGGCACCGTTGCCGAACATCACGGCCTCCGCGCCCTTGAGGCCTGCCGCCGCTTCAGGGGACAGCGGTCCCAAGTCGATGACCATCTGGTCCATGGCAATCCTGCCGACTACCGGGTAGTTGATGCCGTTCACCCGCACGGGGCCCCCGGTGGCAATCCTGGGGACGCCGTCAGCATAGCCCAGCGGCACCAGGCCCAGCGTGCTTTCCTCGATGGTCCGGTAGTTGAGTCCGTAGGAAACACCCTGGCCTTCGGGCACCTTCTTGCAGTTGGACAGTAGTGTCCGGACGGTCATGGCGGGATGCAGGCCAAGTTCAGCAGACGTTGCACCGTCAAAGGGCGACAATCCGTAAATGCCCAGGCCCACGCGGACCAGGTCGAAGTGGGAGTCCGGGCGGGACAGGGCTGCGGGCGTGTTGGCAATGTGCCGGACCTCGGTATCCACGCCGGCGTCCTCCGCCATGGCAAGGGCTTCGCGGAAAACGGCCAGTTGCTCATCGGTTTCCGGGCGTTCCGGCTCGTCAGCAACTGCGAGGTGCGAGAAAACGCCCACCACCCGCAGGAGGCCTTGGTCCTGGTATTCCATGGCCTGGCCCAACAACTGGTCCCAATCGGCGATGGTGCACCCGTTGCGGCCCAGACCTGTGTCCACTTTGAGGTGCACACGCGCCGGGCGCTCCTGTTCCCGGGCTGCAGCCACCACGGCTTCCAGCTCCCAGCCGGAAATTCCGACGTCGATGCCGGCGGCGACTGCCGCTTGGAAGTTGCTTTCGCGGGTGTGCAACCAGGCGAGCAGCGGGGCTTCGACACCGGCGGCGCGCAAGGCGAGCGCTTCGGAAATGTGGGCGACGCCCAGCCAGGCAGCTCCGGCGTCGAGGGCTGCCCGGGCAACCTGTACAGCACCGTGGCCGTAAGCGTCTGCCTTCACCACGGCCATAACAGCGGCCGGGGAGGCAATACCGACGAACTGACGAACGTTGTGCCGCACGGCGTCGAGGTCGATCACGGCGGAGCGTTCCAGCACCGCTGACTTTGCTATGGAGGCCTTCGACCCGATACCGATATCTGCAGCTGCTTCGTAAGTCACCCTAGAGATTCTAGTGCTGTCAGTGAACTCGGGTTAACTGCGGGCACCCCGCGCCCCTACTGTGCGTCCGACAAATGCGCGATGGTGGCCCGGGCTCGTCGTTGGGCCTCCGCCGGGATGTCCTTCACGATCGGTTCCAAAAAGGCGAAGCGCCGCAACCATTGACTCGACTGACGTTCCTTCCGCGCGTTCGCCCGTTGCCACCAGTCGGCGATGTCGCCCCACCCCGGTGCTGCCAGTGAGCCACCAACTTCCTGGACCGCCAAGGAGGCGCAAAGGTTCGCGAACCGTAGCCTGTCCCCCAATCTCCAGCCTGCCAGGCATCCCACAATGAAGGCCGCCCCGAAACAGTCCCCCGCACCGGTGGGATCGGAAGCCGATACGGGCAGTGACGGCACCCATTCCTCTTCCCCGGTTTCCGAATCCACTGCCACCGCGCCTTGAGGGCCAAGAGTTACCACGGCCACCGGGACGCGGTCAGCCAGCGAATACAACGCCGCCCACGGGTCAGCTTTTCCGGTGAACGCCATCGCTTCGGGAGCATTGGGCAGGAAGGCATGGAAGTTGGCCAGCTGGTCCAGCCGCCGCTCGGACCACTGCCCGGTGGGGTCCCAGCCCACCACGCCAAAGAGTTTGGTGCCTGCATCCTTCGCTGCGAGCATCCACGGTTCCATCTCCTCGCCTAAATCGGCGACGGCGGCGAGCGCCTTGGGTGGCTTCCCAATCAGTTCCGAGGAACTGATCGGGGCGGGGTGGCCGTGCGTGACCATGGACCTGTCCTGGTTGACGCACATGGATACCGTCACTGGTGAGTGCCAGCCGGGAACTCTTTGCGAGAGCGAGAGGTCAACGTGTTCCTGGCTTTCCAGGATCTGCCAGTTGTAATCGCCGTAGCCGTCGTCCCCGAAGGTTGCCGCGAGGTTGGTCCGCAAGCCCAGCCGGGAAGCGGCAATGGCCTGATTAGCAACACCTCCCGGGCAACTGCCCATGCCTTCGCTCCACACCTCCGTGCCGGGTTCGGGAGCGTGCGGAAGTCCGGTAAAAATGATGTCCTGGAAAACCGTTCCTGTCAGGAGGAGATCGCACTGGTGGTCCCCGTCCGACCGCACGGCAGCCAAGGGGTCGAATCGTCGCTGGGGCATAGCGTCCATGCACGGCAGACTACGCTGCACGTGCTGGGCTGCATAGACTCGGATCATGCGGCTCATGATCGCCGGCGGCGGCGGATTCCGGGTTCCCCTTGTGTACCGCGCCTTGTGTGCGGGTCCCTTTGCCGGGCTGGTAGATGAACTCGTCCTCTTTGACGTGGACGGCTCACGGCTCGCTGCCATGGAGGCGGTACTCCGCGACATGCCCGCCGACGAAGGTTCCGCTCCCGCCGTCGTGGTTTCCACGGACCTCGGGCAGGCACTCACCGGGACGGACATGGTGTTCGCCGCGATCCGTCCGGGCGGCACCGCCGGGCGGATCACGGACGAACAGATTCCCTTGGGGTTGGGGTTGCTGGGTCAGGAGACGACAGGCGCAGGAGGCATCTCGTACGCTCTCCGCTCCATTCCCCACATGTTGGAACTCGCTGCGGCGATGCGTCGCCACTGCCCCGATGCGTGGCTCATCAACTTCACCAATCCGGCTGGCATGGTCACCGAAGCGCTGGTTCCCATCCTGGGGCGCCGGGTGATCGGCATCTGCGACTCGGCCGGTGGCCTGGTCCAGCGCGCTGCCCGCGCTGCCGGTGCGCCCCTCAACGAAGGAACCCTCGACGGCGTGGGCTACTACGGCCTGAACCACCTCGGGTGGCTTTATCGGTTGGCGCCTGCTGGACGGGACCTGTTGCCCGGTCTGCTGTCCGACCGCGTTGCCCTGGAGACCATGGAGGAAGGGCGGTTGTTCGGGCAGCACACTCTGGAAAAACTCGGCTGCCTGCCCAACGAATACCTTTACTACTACTACCAAACGGCACAGGCCACCGAAGCCATCGGACAGCAAAGCGAAACCCGTGGAACGTCTATCCACCAACAGCAAAATTCGCTGTACCCAAGCCTTCTTCAGGATCCGCATCCGTACCGGCTGTGGGATGCCGCCCGACGCTCCCGCGAGGAAGGCTACCTGGCCGAAGCCCGGACGCACGGGGAGCAACGCGACGAGTCTGATCTCGCAGGCGGCGGCTACGAACGCGTTGCCCTGTCCGTCATGCGGGC
This genomic interval from Paenarthrobacter aurescens TC1 contains the following:
- a CDS encoding putative glutamate-cysteine ligase family 2(GCS2) (identified by match to protein family HMM PF04107; match to protein family HMM TIGR02050), with the protein product MQIDFAPSRQSTLGVEWELALVNARTGELVSVANDVLKGVAANHPDLNEDDEHPHIKRELLLNTVELVTGICETVKDAKEDLSRSLAAVREVTDPMGVEVFCAGSHPFSPPLLQPVTDKERYAKLIERTQWWGRQMVIYGVHVHVGIDHRDKVLPILDGLVNYFPHFQALSASSPYWAGEETGYASQRALMFQQLPTAGLPFQFETWEAYESYVQDMFTTGVIDATSEIRWDIRPVANLGTIEMRICDGLATLEEVGAIAALTQCLVDEFSSILDAGGSIPTMPPWHVQENKWRAARYGMEAIIILDAEGNEQLVTEHLAETVSRLEPVAAKLGCSEELADVLKIIQRGASYQRQRRVAAEHNGDLQAVVMDLVQQMRKGPDA
- the rimI gene encoding ribosomal-protein-alanine acetyltransferase (identified by match to protein family HMM PF00583; match to protein family HMM TIGR01575); the encoded protein is MKLSPKLELAGVSLRDMTEADIPAVEALERRLFPVDAWPLQMFFDELAQPETRRYVVAEVAGEIVAYAGLMCIEPIADVQTIAVVPELEGKGIGSAILTELIDEARRRRAADVLLEVRADNPRAQQLYLRFGFEQIHVRPRYYRDGTDALIMRLELNKHESQEGATA
- a CDS encoding putative glycoprotease family protein (identified by match to protein family HMM PF00814) is translated as MLILAIDTSAVASAALISDDAMESVVESFATEDTRSHAEVLAPGIQKLLAGAGVTGADIDAIVTGVGPGPFTGLRSGIATARTLAFVWNKPLYGLMSLDAIALEVAESTAATPEFLVATDARRKEVYWARYTLDDGQLPELVDGPHVGFASELPDLPVFGAGAGLYSDVLKADEDFATTQPDAASLGQFALAKLTAGQALLDSTPLYLRESDAQVPGPRKRAL
- a CDS encoding hypothetical protein (identified by Glimmer2; putative) → MVCIGLLVIIFALDSFNAATYSVAGKSVNDATDEARGIRELYSGARTGGIITLVISGVVAVAAAVVLYLNRGNAPLDEDDDGEDYDLDDLTGR
- a CDS encoding putative ribosomal protein L36 (rpmJ) is translated as MKVRNSLRALKKIPGAQIVRRRGRTFVINKNNPRMKARQG
- the aroE gene encoding Shikimate 5-dehydrogenase (identified by match to protein family HMM PF01488); this encodes MSLCISLAARPSNIGTRFHNYLYDLLGLNFVYKAFAPADIALAVAGIRGLPIRGAAVSMPYKEAVIPLVDVMDPSAKAIDSVNTIVNDNGVLTAYNTDYIAIARLLKDHQVPNSHSVLLRGAGGMAKAVAAALRDAGFTAVTIVARNEDTGRALADLYGFAWQDDVNGSTADLIINVTPLGMAGADETAQSFDDATIAAAQVVFDVVALPSETPLISAARSAGKPVITGAEVIAIQAEEQFVLYTGVRPSAEQVREASEFSRR
- a CDS encoding putative O-sialoglycoprotein endopeptidase (identified by match to protein family HMM PF00814; match to protein family HMM TIGR00329); its protein translation is MLGIESSCDETGVGIVRGTTLLTNTVSSSMDEHVRFGGVIPEIASRAHLDAFVPTLQESLQEAGVTLEDIDAIAVTSGPGLAGALMVGVCAAKALAVATGKPLYAINHLVAHVGVGLLDGNRVSEGKHDAVAAAGLGAGKLPENLGALLVSGGHTEILRIRSITDDVELLGSTIDDAAGEAYDKVARILGLGYPGGPAIDKLAHQGNPKSIRFPRGLTQPKYMGTAEEKGPHRYDWSFSGLKTAVARCVEQFEARGEEVPVADIAAAFQEAVVDVISSKAVLACKEHGITDVLLGGGVAANSRLRELTGQRCASAGITLHVPPLGLCTDNGAMVAALGAQLIMAGISPSGVSFAPDSSMPVTTVSVPA
- a CDS encoding hypothetical protein (identified by Glimmer2; putative), yielding MPLRLVSGGNVLLHSPSLPLLEGVELALDDVAAFAVLFVATRRSATSGSASFPMAHFRHLRQDQQKALRSLVRTTPVTGGRLSSANTYAGVRGAWSVELNKPVPNVTYNVVVQVDGGLQNTFMVTMDGDGHPVSAKGHVVSTLVGDANRNGYQQRKAGWLGGPGYDGGHAAPSALGFIGEGAGVFPQHEWQNRKAGTPNEIDQAKQLHQQEALRRLGRNETRRRRPAKCSPRKSRQSRHLPLWQFA
- a CDS encoding putative cobalamin synthesis protein cobW C-terminal domain (identified by match to protein family HMM PF07683) — protein: MVLHDLLDGSLVLRRVYRDGQLFERETTQLEHGCLSCTVRLDVVPTAERLASCGFDHVVLGLPPGVAAGMAVTELRRGLSRPAVIDNAVLALDPVDLDDHIWDRHTLFESGFTSMPTDERTSGEFLIGEFGQVDTVMVHPGLGAVLTGDPREGSAQWLLGVELLGQLASHAGVVGAADEYRPGCFDDAEAAARNRPGVVRVPVIEAEGSFRTVLHRAGRPLHPGRFREALPQLAAGTHWLRGRLWIASAPKTRIAVQGIGPRVWLESTGKWLADSAEPGHAHPGKTGADVDSVLDWHPSHGDRGTVLAITGRSEDIDAREFRDLLDSCQLTQAEMKQDFGVWDDPLELSDAL
- the groES gene encoding chaperonin groES (identified by match to protein family HMM PF00166), coding for MSVSIKPLEDRIVVRPLEAEQTTASGLVIPDSAQEKPQEGEVVAIGPGRFDDNGNRVPVDVAVGDVVIYSKYGGTEVKTGGNEYLVLSARDVLAIVVK